One region of Fragaria vesca subsp. vesca linkage group LG4, FraVesHawaii_1.0, whole genome shotgun sequence genomic DNA includes:
- the LOC101313973 gene encoding uncharacterized protein LOC101313973 encodes MGDSNCNWQEDEKIQLCNSWARVTVCSITGKSISLSKLWEKVFADYVENWRGPPTSRSPSALQSQFRHLKKMLKDWHNAQLQSRNNIASGHNMMDQMNQAQSIYMKHHPKEFDKWACWEKVKHHPYFVDPPSKERAPESFPTHIASENESPIDLDDDEVMETPPSSLPRPMGQKRAKEAMRKGKKVQDVASSLALSIQSMAESTQASVELVRQRNEEIAAHSKRVIELEEAKEDARIMGTDTSNMSPDEKRWWKQRKRSVMAKTLFDDGSSDCYTPRFD; translated from the exons ATGGGAGATTCTAATTGCAATTGGCAAGAAGATGAGAAAATTCAATTGTGCAATTCTTGGGCGCGTGTAACCGTGTGTTCGATCACTGGCAAATCGATAAGTCTTTCAAAGTTATGGGAAAAAGTTTTTGCCGATTATGTGGAAAATTGGCGTGGTCCTCCAACAAGTCGAAGCCCTAGTGCTCTTCAATCTCAATTTCGGCATTTGAAAAAGATGCTCAAAGATTGGCACAATGCACAACTTCAATCCCGCAATAATATAGCGAGCGGCCATAACATGATGGACCAG ATGAATCAAGCACAATCTATCTACATGAAACATCATCCCAAGGAATTTGATAAGTGGGCTTGTTGGGAGAAAGTAAAGCACCACCCTTATTTTGTTGATCCACCAAGCAAAGAAAGAGCACCGGAATCATTTCCGACACATATTGCCTCCGAAAACGAGTCTCCAATTGACTTGGATGATGATGAAGTTATGGAGACACCACCTAGCTCTTTGCCAAGACCAATGGGACAAAAGAGAGCCAAAGAAGCAATGAGGAAAGGAAAGAAAGTGCAAGATGTTGCTTCAAGTTTGGCTCTTTCTATTCAATCCATGGCCGAGTCAACGCAAGCTTCTGTTGAGCTAGTGAGGCAAAGAAATGAAGAAATTGCTGCTCACTCAAAGAGGGTTATAGAATTAGAAGAGGCGAAAGAGGATGCAAGAATTATGGGCACGGATACTAGTAATATGTCTCCAGATGAAAAGCGTTGGTGGAAACAAAGGAAGAGAAGTGTTATGGCAAAAACTTTATTTGATGATGGTAGTAGTGATTGCTACACACCTAGGTTTGATTAG
- the LOC101299470 gene encoding uncharacterized protein LOC101299470 — MIGSIDCMHWEWKNCPTGWVEAYSGRKGRPTIILEVVASYDTHIWHAFFETPGAQNDLNVLSASNVFERVIGGTAPQVQFEVNNKRYTNGYYLADGIYPRWSTFVKTISNPRTEHEKHFCKKQEAYRKDVERCFGIIQSRWAILCHGARLFKLEDLRAIMISCIILHNMIVEDEFVEEEFVEPEEDDLMNPSMATVYDRPVHPDTGEPIQFELVGRDGQHLPAFRNREFQVESA, encoded by the coding sequence ATGATTGGGAGCATCGATTGCATGCATTGGGAGTGGAAGAACTGCCCAACCGGTTGGGTTGAAGCTTACTCGGGTCGTAAAGGAAGACCGACTATAATTCTGGAAGTAGTGGCGTCTTACGACACACATATATGGCACGCTTTCTTCGAAACTCCTGGAGCACAAAATGACCTCAACGTTCTTAGTGCGTCTAATGTGTTCGAGCGTGTCATAGGTGGAACTGCTCCTCAGGTTCAATTTGAGGTCAATAACAAAAGGTACACCAATGGTTACTACCTTGCTGATGGAATTTACCCTAGGTGGTCTACTTTTGTCAAAACAATATCGAACCCCAGAACAGAACATGAGAAGCACTTTTGCAAAAAACAAGAGGCTTACCGCAAAGACGTGGAGCGGTGCTTTGGTATCATCCAATCACGATGGGCGATATTGTGTCACGGTGCTAGGTTGTTTAAACTAGAAGATCTTCGAGCCATCATGATAAGTTGTATCATTCTTCATAACATGATTGTGGAGGATGAATTTGTCGAAGAAGAATTTGTGGAGCCTGAAGAAGATGATTTAATGAATCCATCCATGGCAACTGTCTACGATCGACCTGTGCATCCAGATACTGGAGAACCTATTCAGTTCGAACTAGTGGGGAGAGATGGACAACATCTTCCTGCATTTAGGAATCGCGAATTTCAAGTAGAGTCTGCCTAG
- the LOC101299181 gene encoding uncharacterized protein LOC101299181 yields MEELEQIQTTNSQAVALVAQYQLEQTPRGRGSRPGIAPNVERHREVRGQFLLQDYFVEHPVYDEASFRTRYRMHKHVFQRIMEDLCNHDSFWRQKPDATGKMGLLPEQKMTGALRMLAYGAAADQCDEITRMGTSTALKCLKKFCRQIEFL; encoded by the coding sequence ATGGAGGAGCTTGAGCAAATTCAAACTACAAACTCTCAAGCGGTTGCATTGGTGGCGCAATATCAACTGGAACAGACACCTAGAGGGCGTGGTTCACGACCTGGTATTGCGCCAAATGTGGAGAGACACAGAGAAGTCCGAGGTCAATTCCTCCTGCAGGATTATTTTGTTGAACATCCAGTGTACGATGAAGCAAGCTTTCGGACGCGGTACCGAATGCATAAACATGTCTTTCAACGCATAATGGAGGATCTTTGCAACCACGACAGTTTTTGGAGGCAAAAACCAGATGCCACTGGAAAAATGGGATTGCTTCCTGAACAAAAGATGACAGGTGCCCTGAGAATGCTCGCGTACGGTGCAGCTGCTGATCAATGTGATGAAATCACTCGGATGGGAACTTCTACAGCACTGAAATGTCTGAAGAAATTTTGTAGACAGATCGAGTTTCTGTAA
- the LOC101298886 gene encoding pentatricopeptide repeat-containing protein At2g34400-like, which produces MLKPKPRQLALQNLNPHTQNQFLSHTGKLLHLLKQCLSIKELKQIHTQMLINSIHKPNFLLPKLIDFQDFPYASTLFSQIPEPNSYAFNVMLRGLTTTWHKYPLSLHLYYRMKSLGLSPDNFTFPFLFIACWNLSEIRHGRAGHSSVVKTGFGSDGHVCHSMITMYSMCGELGCARKVFDEIPQRDSVSWNSMISGYGKMGRAQDAVGLFGEMREAGFEPNEMTLVSVLGACGDLGDVGLGQWVEDFVVEKKLELNSYLGSALIGMFGKCGDLCSARRVFDSMKKKDRVTWNAMITGYAQNGMSDEAMVLFDGMKEAGVIPDKITLVGMLSACAAIGALDMGKWIDKYASERDFQHDIYVATALVDMYAKCGSLANALRVFEDMPQKNEVTWNAMISALAFHGRACEAISLFERMTVEAGTARPNDITFVAVLSACVHVGLVDEGRRLFDLMSSSFGLIPKVEHYSCMADLLSRAGRVHEAWDLVKKMPEKPDEVTLGALLSACRKCGNVDVTEQVVQLLLELEPSNSGNYIISSNIYKGLKMWDDSARMRVLMKKRGVSKTPGCSWIETEIQLHEFHAGDNLVEISHVLKVLYEDLKDEGYTPNINAL; this is translated from the exons ATGCTCAAACCCAAACCCCGCCAACTCGCTCTTCAAAACCTCAACCCCCACACCCAAAACCAATTCCTATCCCACACGGGAAAGCTCCTGCACCTCTTGAAACAATGCCTCTCCATCAAAGAGCTCAAACAAATCCACACCCAAATGCTCATCAACTCCATCCACAAACCCAACTTCCTCCTCCCCAAACTCATCGACTTCCAAGACTTCCCCTACGCCTCCACCCTCTTCTCCCAAATCCCCGAACCCAATTCCTACGCTTTCAACGTCATGCTCCGCGGCCTCACAACCACCTGGCACAAGTACCCACTTTCTCTTCACCTCTATTACCGAATGAAGTCTCTGGGTCTTTCCCCGGACAACTTCACCTTCCCATTTCTCTTCATTGCGTGTTGGAATCTCTCCGAGATTCGTCACGGCCGTGCCGGGCATTCTTCGGTGGTGAAGACCGGGTTTGGTAGTGACGGACATGTTTGTCATTCTATGATTACCATGTACTCGATGTGTGGGGAGTTGGGTTGTGCACGCAAGGTGTTTGATGAAATTCCCCAGAGAGATTCGGTGTCGTGGAACTCGATGATTTCCGGGTATGGGAAGATGGGGCGTGCACAGGACGCGGTGGGGTTGTTTGGGGAAATGAGGGAGGCTGGGTTTGAGCCGAATGAGATGACTCTGGTGAGTGTTCTCGGGGCGTGCGGGGACCTTGGGGATGTGGGGTTGGGGCAGTGGGTGGAGGACTTTGTTGTTGAGAAGAAATTGGAGCTGAATTCTTATTTGGGGTCTGCGTTGATTGGGATGTTTGGGAAGTGTGGTGATTTGTGTTCAGCCAGGAGGGTTTTTGACAGTATGAAGAAGAAGGACCGTGTCACTTGGAATGCCATGATTACAGG GTATGCTCAAAACGGAATGTCAGATGAAGCAATGGTGCTCTTTGATGGCATGAAAGAAGCAGGTGTTATCCCTGATAAAATTACATTGGTTGGAATGTTGTCTGCATGTGCCGCAATTGGTGCTCTAGATATGGGGAAATGGATAGACAAATATGCATCTGAAAGGGACTTTCAACATGACATATATGTTGCTACTGCGTTAGTTGATATGTATGCTAAGTGTGGCAGCTTAGCCAATGCACTAAGAGTTTTTGAAGACATGCCCCAGAAAAATGAGGTTACTTGGAATGCCATGATATCTGCCCTTGCTTTTCATGGGAGAGCGTGTGAAGCAATATCCCTATTTGAGCGTATGACAGTAGAAGCTGGGACTGCTCGGCCAAATGACATCACGTTTGTCGCAGTACTTTCTGCGTGTGTTCATGTTGGACTAGTGGATGAGGGTCGTCGACTTTTTGATCTAATGAGCTCATCATTTGGGCTGATTCCGAAAGTAGAGCATTATTCATGCATGGCAGACCTTTTGTCACGAGCAGGACGCGTGCATGAAGCTTGGGATCTCGTCAAGAAAATGCCTGAAAAACCTGATGAAGTTACCCTGGGAGCGTTGCTTAGTGCCTGTCGGAAATGTGGAAATGTAGATGTCACTGAACAGGTAGTTCAGCTGCTTCTAGAATTGGAGCCTTCAAACTCTGGAAACTATATTATCTCATCAAATATCTACAAGGGCTTAAAAATGTGGGATGACTCAGCAAGGATGAGAGTGTTGATGAAAAAAAGGGGTGTCAGCAAGACTCCTGGCTGTAGCTGGATTGAGACAGAGATTCAACTTCATGAGTTTCACGCTGGTGATAATTTAGTAGAGATCTCTCACGTACTAAAAGTATTATATGAAGATTTAAAGGATGAAGGTTACACACCAAACATTAATGCTCTCTAG